In one Mycobacterium heckeshornense genomic region, the following are encoded:
- the ybeY gene encoding rRNA maturation RNase YbeY has product MSIEVSNESGIDVSEAELVSVARFVLDKMNVNPAAELSMVLLDTSAMADLHMRWMDLPGPTDVMSFPMDELEPGGRPDAPEPGPGMLGDIVLCPEFAAEQAAAAGHSLGHELALLTIHGVLHLLGYDHAEPDEEKEMFTLQQRLLEEWVADQVAAYHQDRQSERDRRLLDKSRYFDQP; this is encoded by the coding sequence ATGAGCATCGAGGTATCCAACGAGTCTGGCATCGACGTCTCGGAAGCCGAGCTGGTCAGCGTCGCCCGGTTCGTGCTCGACAAGATGAACGTCAACCCGGCGGCCGAGCTGTCGATGGTGCTGCTGGACACCTCGGCGATGGCCGACCTGCACATGCGCTGGATGGACCTGCCCGGTCCGACCGATGTGATGAGCTTCCCGATGGACGAGCTCGAGCCCGGTGGACGCCCCGACGCCCCGGAGCCGGGACCGGGCATGCTGGGCGATATCGTGCTGTGCCCGGAGTTTGCCGCCGAGCAGGCCGCAGCCGCCGGGCATTCGCTGGGTCACGAGCTGGCGTTGCTGACCATCCACGGCGTGTTGCACCTGCTGGGCTACGATCACGCCGAGCCGGACGAGGAAAAAGAAATGTTCACCCTGCAGCAGCGGCTGCTCGAAGAATGGGTCGCCGATCAGGTCGCGGCCTACCATCAGGACCGGCAGAGCGAGCGGGACCGCCGGCTGTTGGACAAGTCGCGGTATTTCGACCAGCCGTGA